A stretch of Arthrobacter sp. NEB 688 DNA encodes these proteins:
- a CDS encoding DUF3043 domain-containing protein, with product MFGRSKSSEETPAEQAHAAREGAKGRPTPKRRDQEAARRRPLVVTDRKAARSSDRQQRREELAKVRRALETGDETHFPPRDRGPVRRYIRDFVDARRNLGEFLLPVMLIVLALSLINIPAIFAASVYLTWGAVLLVVIDTVLMWRRLKGRLVAKFGADGVPKGSVTYAVMRVFQLRRSRRPVPMVARGDYPA from the coding sequence GTGTTCGGACGCAGCAAGTCGAGTGAAGAGACCCCCGCGGAGCAGGCGCACGCCGCCCGGGAGGGGGCCAAGGGGCGCCCCACGCCGAAGCGGCGCGACCAGGAGGCCGCCCGTCGGCGCCCGCTCGTCGTCACCGACCGCAAGGCCGCCCGCAGCTCGGACCGCCAGCAGCGCCGCGAGGAGCTGGCCAAGGTCCGGCGCGCGCTCGAGACCGGTGACGAGACGCACTTCCCGCCGCGCGACCGCGGCCCGGTGCGCCGCTACATCCGCGACTTCGTCGACGCCCGCCGCAACCTCGGCGAGTTCCTCCTGCCGGTGATGCTCATCGTGCTGGCCTTGAGCCTCATCAACATTCCCGCCATCTTCGCCGCGAGCGTCTACCTCACGTGGGGCGCCGTGCTGCTCGTCGTCATCGACACCGTGCTCATGTGGCGCAGGCTCAAGGGCCGCCTCGTCGCGAAGTTCGGCGCCGACGGCGTGCCGAAGGGCAGCGTCACCTACGCCGTCATGCGCGTCTTCCAGCTGCGTCGCAGCCGCCGCCCCGTGCCGATGGTCGCGCGCGGCGACTACCCGGCCTGA
- a CDS encoding leucyl aminopeptidase → MTSLTVTTKTSADLPVDALVVGSVRTPDGVDLAAGHGLPRKAVVHLQAVLADLEATAKAEEVHRVVAVPGVKATSVVVTGLGEGTTRRTSFEHTVLREAAAVALRSVRGKKAVGVALPTPDTDSLSAVSDGAFAGCYVYDKAAPLPARKGRPAAAPVTGPKIVVVSGLGQGKAAKDAVTRAGVLGAARDWARDLVNMPPNLLYPQSFAEAVKKRAADSPAKITVSVLDEKALVKGGFGGITGVGQGSSNPPRIVTMTWAPANAQGSVALVGKGITFDTGGLNLKPSTGMVTMKCDMAGAAAVAATVLAAAETGVPVAVTGYLCLAENMPSGTAQRPSDVVVMRDGTSVEILDTDAEGRMVLGDGICLAAEKTPDWIVDIATLTGAQMIALGDDIAGVMGNDDAFRAKVVAAADAAGEGAWPMPLPASLRAKLDTPTADIAHKGDRAGGMLTAAKFLEEFVPEGMTWAHVDIAGPAFNEKGPKGRNPKGGTGFGVSTLLGLVEGHAPRA, encoded by the coding sequence ATGACTTCACTGACCGTGACGACCAAGACCTCCGCCGACCTGCCGGTCGACGCCCTCGTCGTCGGCTCCGTCCGCACCCCGGACGGCGTCGACCTCGCCGCCGGGCACGGGCTCCCGCGCAAGGCCGTCGTCCACCTGCAGGCGGTGCTCGCCGACCTCGAGGCCACCGCGAAGGCCGAGGAGGTGCACCGCGTCGTCGCGGTGCCCGGCGTCAAGGCGACCTCGGTCGTCGTCACCGGCCTCGGCGAGGGCACGACCCGCCGGACCTCGTTCGAGCACACCGTCCTGCGCGAGGCCGCCGCCGTCGCCCTGCGCTCGGTCCGCGGCAAGAAGGCCGTCGGCGTGGCCCTCCCGACGCCCGACACCGACTCCCTGTCGGCGGTCTCCGACGGCGCCTTCGCCGGCTGCTACGTCTACGACAAGGCCGCCCCCCTCCCCGCGCGCAAGGGCCGCCCGGCCGCCGCGCCGGTCACCGGCCCGAAGATCGTCGTCGTCTCGGGCCTCGGCCAGGGCAAGGCCGCCAAGGACGCCGTGACCCGCGCCGGCGTGCTCGGCGCCGCCCGCGACTGGGCGCGCGACCTCGTCAACATGCCGCCGAACCTGCTCTACCCGCAGTCCTTCGCCGAGGCCGTCAAGAAGCGCGCCGCGGACTCCCCCGCGAAGATCACCGTCTCGGTCCTCGACGAGAAGGCGCTCGTCAAGGGCGGCTTCGGCGGCATCACCGGTGTCGGGCAGGGCTCGTCCAACCCGCCGCGCATCGTGACGATGACCTGGGCCCCCGCGAACGCCCAGGGCTCGGTCGCGCTCGTCGGCAAGGGCATCACCTTCGACACCGGCGGCCTCAACCTCAAGCCGTCGACCGGCATGGTGACGATGAAGTGCGACATGGCCGGCGCGGCCGCCGTCGCGGCGACCGTCCTCGCGGCCGCCGAGACCGGTGTGCCGGTGGCGGTCACGGGCTACCTCTGCCTCGCCGAGAACATGCCGAGCGGCACCGCGCAGCGCCCGAGCGACGTCGTCGTCATGCGCGACGGCACGAGCGTCGAGATCCTCGACACCGACGCGGAGGGCCGGATGGTCCTCGGCGACGGCATCTGCCTGGCCGCCGAGAAGACGCCGGACTGGATCGTCGACATCGCGACGCTGACCGGCGCCCAGATGATCGCGCTCGGCGACGACATCGCCGGCGTCATGGGCAACGACGACGCCTTCCGGGCCAAGGTCGTCGCGGCCGCCGACGCCGCCGGCGAGGGCGCCTGGCCGATGCCGCTGCCGGCGTCGCTGCGCGCCAAGCTCGACACCCCCACCGCCGACATCGCGCACAAGGGCGACCGCGCGGGCGGGATGCTCACCGCCGCCAAGTTCCTCGAGGAGTTCGTCCCCGAGGGCATGACCTGGGCGCACGTCGACATCGCCGGGCCGGCCTTCAACGAGAAGGGCCCGAAGGGTCGCAACCCCAAGGGCGGCACCGGGTTCGGCGTCTCCACGCTGCTCGGTCTCGTCGAGGGGCACGCCCCCCGCGCCTGA
- a CDS encoding TIGR01777 family oxidoreductase: MSRIVVTGSSGLIGTALVAALRERGDEPVRLVRRAPSAADEVRWDPASRRLDPAVLDGVDGVVHLAGAGVGDKRWTPAYKHQILASRTDSTTAVATAVAQAGHEVRLVSGSAVGFYGDRGDEELTEANPAGTGFLADVVLAWEAAAAPAVEAGASVAFARTGIVMARDGGAMEPLLRLARLGLGGPLGLGRQFWPWITLVDEVRALLHLLDHPEVTGPVNLAGPTPARQKDVAAALGRALHRPALLPAPTPALRLVVGEFAGEIMGSQRIVGEALVASGFVHEHGDLDTAARWLVA, from the coding sequence GTGAGCCGCATCGTCGTCACCGGCTCGTCCGGCCTGATCGGCACCGCCCTCGTCGCCGCGCTCCGTGAGCGCGGCGACGAACCGGTCCGGCTGGTCCGTCGCGCCCCCTCCGCCGCCGACGAGGTCCGCTGGGACCCCGCGAGCCGGCGGCTCGACCCGGCCGTCCTCGACGGCGTCGACGGCGTCGTCCACCTGGCCGGCGCCGGCGTCGGCGACAAGCGGTGGACGCCCGCCTACAAGCACCAGATCCTCGCCTCGCGCACCGACTCGACGACGGCCGTCGCGACGGCGGTCGCGCAGGCCGGGCACGAGGTCCGCCTCGTGTCGGGGTCCGCGGTCGGCTTCTACGGCGACCGCGGCGACGAGGAGCTGACCGAGGCCAACCCGGCCGGCACCGGCTTCCTCGCCGACGTCGTCCTCGCGTGGGAGGCCGCGGCCGCCCCCGCGGTCGAGGCCGGGGCGTCGGTCGCGTTCGCGCGCACCGGGATCGTCATGGCCCGCGACGGCGGGGCGATGGAGCCGCTGCTGCGCCTGGCCCGCCTCGGGCTCGGCGGACCACTCGGGCTGGGCCGCCAGTTCTGGCCCTGGATCACCCTCGTCGACGAGGTCCGGGCCCTGCTGCACCTGCTCGACCACCCGGAGGTCACCGGCCCGGTCAACCTCGCCGGCCCGACCCCCGCCCGCCAGAAGGACGTCGCGGCCGCCCTCGGGCGCGCCCTGCACCGCCCGGCCCTGCTGCCCGCCCCGACCCCGGCCCTGCGCCTCGTCGTCGGCGAGTTCGCGGGCGAGATCATGGGCAGCCAGCGCATCGTCGGCGAGGCCCTCGTCGCGAGCGGCTTCGTCCACGAGCACGGCGACCTCGACACCGCGGCCCGCTGGCTGGTGGCCTGA
- a CDS encoding dipeptidase, whose translation MPQVRADLEALTRIPSVSLDAFDQAHVEASAEATAELLRAEGLEVEIVREGGRPAVIGHRAGPPGSRTVMLYAHHDVQPPGDEALWDSPPFEPTERDGRLYGRGAADDKAGVMAHVAALRAHGDDLPVGVTVFVEGEEEIGSDSLPTILERHGERLRADAIVLADSQNWDVGEPALTTTLRGMIRVVVTVTTLDHGVHSGMFGGAVPDAITALVRLLATMHDDAGDVAVSGLDAGEASDLDYPESRLRAESGLLDGVEVIGSGSLLSRLWTRPAITTIGLDVPTIERSSNTLVPSARAKVSMRLAPTQDDLAAFEALRSHLLAHAPWGARVEVELEERGLGFAADAQGPVYDQARAAFTDAWGTEPVDIGVGGSIPFVAAFAERFPDAAILVTGVEDPDTRAHGANESLHLAEFESVCLAEALLLARLGALPA comes from the coding sequence ATGCCGCAGGTCCGCGCGGACCTCGAGGCGCTGACCCGCATCCCGTCCGTCTCGCTCGACGCCTTCGACCAGGCGCACGTCGAGGCGAGCGCCGAGGCCACCGCCGAGCTCCTGCGGGCCGAGGGCCTCGAGGTCGAGATCGTCCGCGAGGGCGGGCGCCCCGCCGTCATCGGCCACCGCGCCGGCCCGCCCGGGTCGCGCACCGTCATGCTCTACGCGCACCACGACGTCCAGCCGCCCGGCGACGAGGCGCTGTGGGACAGCCCGCCGTTCGAGCCCACCGAGCGCGACGGCCGGCTCTACGGCCGCGGCGCCGCCGACGACAAGGCCGGGGTCATGGCGCACGTCGCCGCCCTGCGCGCCCACGGCGACGACCTGCCGGTCGGCGTCACCGTCTTCGTCGAGGGCGAGGAGGAGATCGGCTCCGACTCGCTGCCGACCATCCTCGAGCGGCACGGCGAGCGGCTGCGGGCCGACGCCATCGTCCTGGCCGACAGCCAGAACTGGGACGTCGGCGAGCCGGCCCTCACGACGACGCTGCGCGGGATGATCCGCGTCGTCGTCACCGTGACCACCCTCGACCACGGCGTGCACTCCGGGATGTTCGGCGGCGCCGTCCCCGACGCCATCACCGCGCTCGTCCGGCTGCTCGCGACGATGCACGACGACGCCGGCGACGTCGCGGTCTCCGGGCTCGACGCGGGGGAGGCCTCCGACCTCGACTACCCGGAGTCGCGCCTGCGCGCCGAGTCCGGCCTGCTCGACGGCGTCGAGGTCATCGGCAGCGGCTCCCTGCTCTCGCGTCTCTGGACCCGTCCGGCCATCACGACGATCGGCCTCGACGTGCCGACGATCGAGCGCTCGTCCAACACCCTCGTGCCCTCGGCCCGCGCCAAGGTCTCGATGCGCCTGGCCCCGACCCAGGACGACCTCGCCGCCTTCGAGGCGCTGCGCTCGCACCTGCTCGCGCACGCCCCGTGGGGCGCGCGGGTCGAGGTCGAGCTCGAGGAGCGCGGCCTCGGCTTCGCCGCCGACGCGCAGGGCCCGGTCTACGACCAGGCGCGCGCCGCCTTCACCGACGCCTGGGGCACGGAGCCGGTCGACATCGGCGTCGGCGGGTCCATCCCGTTCGTCGCCGCGTTCGCCGAGCGCTTCCCCGACGCGGCGATCCTCGTCACCGGGGTCGAGGACCCCGACACCCGCGCCCACGGCGCGAACGAGTCGCTCCACCTCGCCGAGTTCGAGTCGGTGTGCCTCGCCGAGGCGCTCCTGCTCGCCCGTCTCGGCGCGCTCCCCGCCTGA
- a CDS encoding serine/threonine-protein kinase has protein sequence METTEPPVLPGLRLGRLLGRGGSAQVWEAERLDDGRRVAVKVSHGDAEAAQAAVREASVAGRTVSAHVVPVEACLTLPDARVALVMPLMRGGSLAALVAARGHLGPGEVVTVLAPLAEALGRLHAAGVVHGDVSPGNVLLDLDGRPALADLGVGRVLGDAPTPVWGTPGHLAPEVLLGAAPSPAADVYALGALGWLCLAGEVPGAPGLRPSLVEVSRAGAGSEAVVAALEAAVQPRPEERPDADELAGLLFAAARPEPLHLVVAGDTESAVTYRLRAAAGSPPVPPVLERGRHRAPAGPRPTGQRGVARPVVLGAVGLGVVGLLVVLGGLLGRDEPARAAAPAASTASAVGQQAGPAAARPADPRTDARAPVERPQELLAVLADARAAAYRSSDPERLGAAETSGGALHERDAAALAALRTASARYDGLAYRVTEVSVRSAAADRAELRAVVGVGAHRVVRPGADTAVAASPGEPVVVDLVRTPAGWRLEALRPP, from the coding sequence ATGGAGACGACGGAGCCACCAGTGCTGCCCGGGCTCCGGCTCGGGCGCCTGCTCGGCCGGGGCGGGAGCGCGCAGGTCTGGGAGGCGGAGCGTCTCGACGACGGGCGCCGGGTCGCCGTCAAGGTCTCGCACGGCGACGCCGAGGCCGCGCAGGCCGCGGTGCGCGAGGCGTCGGTCGCGGGCCGCACCGTGTCCGCCCACGTCGTCCCGGTCGAGGCCTGCCTGACCCTGCCCGACGCGCGGGTCGCGCTCGTCATGCCCCTCATGCGCGGCGGCTCGCTGGCCGCGCTCGTCGCCGCGCGCGGCCACCTCGGGCCGGGGGAGGTCGTCACGGTCCTCGCGCCGCTCGCCGAGGCGCTCGGGCGCCTGCACGCCGCCGGGGTCGTCCACGGGGACGTGTCGCCGGGCAACGTCCTGCTCGACCTCGACGGGCGTCCGGCCCTCGCCGACCTCGGTGTCGGCCGCGTGCTCGGCGACGCCCCGACCCCGGTGTGGGGCACCCCGGGTCACCTGGCCCCGGAGGTCCTGCTCGGGGCGGCGCCGTCGCCGGCGGCCGACGTCTACGCGCTCGGCGCCCTCGGCTGGCTCTGCCTCGCGGGGGAGGTCCCGGGTGCGCCGGGGCTGCGGCCCTCGCTCGTCGAGGTGAGCCGTGCCGGGGCCGGGTCGGAGGCCGTCGTGGCGGCGCTGGAGGCCGCCGTGCAGCCGCGCCCCGAGGAGCGTCCGGACGCCGACGAGCTCGCCGGTCTGCTCTTCGCCGCCGCCCGGCCCGAGCCGTTGCACCTCGTCGTGGCGGGCGACACCGAGAGCGCGGTCACCTACCGGCTCCGTGCGGCGGCGGGCAGCCCACCCGTGCCGCCGGTGCTCGAGCGCGGACGCCACCGCGCGCCCGCGGGTCCACGCCCCACCGGGCAGCGCGGAGTGGCGCGGCCGGTGGTGCTCGGGGCCGTCGGGCTCGGCGTCGTCGGGCTGCTCGTCGTCCTCGGCGGCCTGCTCGGGCGCGACGAGCCGGCCCGGGCGGCGGCCCCGGCGGCGTCGACGGCGTCGGCGGTCGGTCAGCAGGCGGGCCCGGCGGCGGCCCGGCCGGCCGACCCCCGCACGGACGCGCGGGCCCCGGTCGAGCGCCCGCAGGAGCTCCTCGCCGTGCTCGCCGACGCGCGGGCCGCCGCCTACCGGTCGAGCGACCCCGAGCGGCTGGGGGCCGCCGAGACCAGCGGGGGTGCGCTGCACGAGCGGGACGCGGCCGCGCTGGCGGCGCTGCGCACGGCCTCCGCCCGCTACGACGGCCTCGCCTACCGCGTCACCGAGGTGTCGGTGCGCTCGGCAGCCGCCGACCGCGCCGAGCTGCGGGCCGTCGTCGGCGTCGGCGCCCACCGGGTCGTGCGACCGGGTGCGGACACCGCCGTCGCGGCGTCGCCGGGGGAGCCCGTGGTCGTCGACCTGGTGCGCACCCCCGCCGGCTGGCGCCTCGAGGCGTTGAGGCCGCCGTGA
- the lpdA gene encoding dihydrolipoyl dehydrogenase gives MPATAEATHDVVVLGGGSGGYACALRAAELGLSVALVEKDLLGGTCLHRGCIPTKALLHAAEVADAAREAGRFGVRATLEGIDLPAVTAYREGVVARLHKGLQGLVAGRQVEYVEGAGRLDGPHTVVVGDRRLVGRHVVLATGSYARTLPGLELGGRVVTSDGALGLDEVPGRVVVLGGGVIGVEFASVMRSFGSEVTVVEALPRLVAAEDPASSKALERAFRKRGITVRTGARFASATDGPDAVTVRLEDGTELETDLLLVAVGRGPVTDGLGYEEAGATVERGFVVTDDRCRTGVEGLWAVGDIVPGLQLAHRGFAHGIFVAESIAGLEPAPLVESSIPRVTYCDPEVASVGLTEEQAREVHGDAVEAYEYNLGGNGKSQILGTQGFVKLVRVTDGPVVGVHMVGSRMGEQVGEAQLVVGWEAHPEDVTPFVHAHPTQNEALGEAHLALAGKPLHAHN, from the coding sequence ATGCCGGCCACCGCCGAAGCCACCCACGACGTCGTCGTCCTCGGAGGAGGGAGCGGTGGGTACGCCTGCGCGCTGCGCGCCGCCGAGCTCGGCCTGAGCGTCGCCCTCGTCGAGAAGGACCTGCTCGGCGGGACCTGCCTGCACCGCGGCTGCATCCCGACCAAGGCCCTGCTGCACGCCGCCGAGGTCGCGGACGCGGCCCGCGAGGCCGGCCGCTTCGGGGTCCGGGCGACGTTGGAAGGCATCGACCTCCCGGCCGTCACCGCCTACCGCGAGGGCGTCGTCGCGCGCCTGCACAAGGGCCTCCAGGGCCTCGTCGCGGGCCGGCAGGTCGAGTACGTCGAGGGCGCCGGACGGCTGGACGGCCCGCACACGGTCGTCGTCGGAGACCGCCGCCTCGTCGGCCGGCACGTCGTCCTCGCCACCGGCTCCTACGCCCGCACGCTGCCCGGCCTCGAGCTCGGCGGCCGGGTCGTGACGAGCGACGGGGCGCTGGGGCTCGACGAGGTCCCCGGCCGCGTCGTCGTCCTCGGTGGCGGCGTCATCGGCGTCGAGTTCGCCTCCGTCATGCGCTCGTTCGGCTCCGAGGTCACGGTCGTCGAGGCCCTCCCCCGCCTCGTCGCCGCAGAGGACCCCGCCTCGAGCAAGGCGCTCGAGCGCGCCTTCCGCAAGCGCGGCATCACGGTGCGCACGGGCGCCCGCTTCGCCTCGGCCACCGACGGCCCGGACGCCGTCACCGTCCGCCTCGAGGACGGCACCGAGCTCGAGACCGACCTCCTGCTCGTCGCCGTCGGCCGCGGCCCGGTGACCGACGGCCTCGGCTACGAGGAGGCCGGCGCGACGGTCGAGCGCGGCTTCGTCGTCACGGACGACCGCTGCCGCACCGGGGTCGAGGGCCTGTGGGCCGTCGGCGACATCGTCCCCGGCCTCCAGCTCGCGCACCGCGGCTTCGCCCACGGGATCTTCGTCGCCGAGTCGATCGCCGGCCTCGAGCCCGCGCCGCTCGTCGAGTCGAGCATCCCCCGGGTCACCTACTGCGACCCCGAGGTCGCGTCCGTCGGCCTCACCGAGGAGCAGGCCCGCGAGGTCCACGGCGACGCGGTCGAGGCCTACGAGTACAACCTCGGCGGCAACGGCAAGAGCCAGATCCTCGGCACGCAGGGCTTCGTCAAGCTGGTCCGCGTCACCGACGGCCCCGTCGTCGGCGTCCACATGGTCGGCTCGCGGATGGGCGAGCAGGTCGGCGAGGCCCAGCTCGTCGTCGGCTGGGAGGCCCACCCCGAGGACGTCACGCCGTTCGTCCACGCCCACCCCACCCAGAACGAGGCCCTCGGCGAGGCGCACCTGGCGCTCGCCGGCAAGCCCCTGCACGCGCACAACTAG
- the gcvT gene encoding glycine cleavage system aminomethyltransferase GcvT, with translation MTDLKHSPLHDRHVALGAKMADFGGWSMPIEYPGGGVVAEHTAVRERVGLFDVSHLGKARVSGPGAADFVNACLTNDLLRIGPGQAQYTMCCTEDGGVVDDLIQYLRSDEDVFLIPNAANTARVVELLAAAAPEGVVVEDLHDRYGVIAVQGPRSDEVLTRLGLPVDHDYMSFVETEWDGLPVIVCRTGYTGERGYEIVPAWDVTGSVWDALAEAVAQEGGLPAGLGARDTLRTEMGYPLHGNDLSLDITPVMAGAAWAVGWDKDTFWGKDALAAQRAAKESRLMRGLVVTGRGIPRSHCAVLDAEGTVVGEVTSGTFSPTRKQGVALALLDRSVTLGDEVSIDVRGRSVAATVSKPPFVEAGVRGA, from the coding sequence ATGACCGACCTCAAGCACTCGCCGCTGCACGACCGGCACGTCGCCCTCGGGGCGAAGATGGCCGACTTCGGGGGGTGGTCGATGCCGATCGAGTACCCCGGTGGGGGAGTCGTCGCCGAGCACACCGCGGTCCGCGAGCGCGTCGGGCTGTTCGACGTCTCGCACCTGGGCAAGGCCCGGGTCAGCGGGCCCGGTGCCGCCGACTTCGTCAACGCGTGCCTGACCAACGACCTGCTCCGGATCGGCCCGGGGCAGGCCCAGTACACGATGTGCTGCACCGAGGACGGCGGCGTCGTCGACGACCTCATCCAGTACCTGCGCTCCGACGAGGACGTCTTCCTCATCCCCAACGCGGCCAACACCGCGCGCGTCGTCGAGCTGCTCGCCGCCGCGGCACCCGAGGGCGTCGTCGTCGAGGACCTCCACGACCGCTACGGCGTCATCGCCGTCCAGGGCCCGCGCTCGGACGAGGTCCTCACCCGCCTCGGTCTGCCGGTCGACCACGACTACATGAGCTTCGTCGAGACCGAGTGGGACGGGCTGCCGGTCATCGTCTGCCGCACCGGCTACACGGGGGAGCGCGGCTACGAGATCGTCCCCGCGTGGGACGTCACCGGCTCCGTCTGGGACGCCCTCGCCGAGGCCGTCGCGCAGGAGGGCGGCCTGCCCGCCGGGCTCGGGGCCCGCGACACCCTGCGCACCGAGATGGGCTACCCCCTCCACGGCAACGACCTCTCCCTCGACATCACCCCGGTGATGGCCGGCGCCGCGTGGGCGGTCGGCTGGGACAAGGACACCTTCTGGGGCAAGGACGCGCTCGCCGCGCAGCGGGCCGCCAAGGAGAGCCGCCTCATGCGCGGCCTCGTCGTCACCGGCCGCGGCATCCCGCGCTCGCACTGCGCCGTGCTCGACGCCGAGGGCACGGTCGTCGGCGAGGTCACCTCCGGCACCTTCTCGCCGACCCGCAAGCAGGGCGTCGCCCTCGCGCTGCTCGACCGCTCGGTGACCCTCGGCGACGAGGTCTCGATCGACGTCCGCGGCCGGTCGGTCGCGGCGACGGTCAGCAAGCCGCCGTTCGTCGAGGCCGGGGTGCGTGGCGCATGA
- the sucB gene encoding 2-oxoglutarate dehydrogenase, E2 component, dihydrolipoamide succinyltransferase: MSERVQMPALGESVTEGTVTRWLKSVGDEVAVDEPLLEVSTDKVDTEIPSPVAGVLQEILVQEDDTVPVGADLAVIGDGSASGGGDSAPEQTQEQASSDGPADEVADPADTGAVAEAGDEGGQEPAEPQSGGSEQEQPAPSSEGSSGSSDGSGEGTTVQMPALGESVTEGTVTRWLKAEGDEVAVDEPLLEVSTDKVDTEIPSPVAGTLTKILVPEDETVPVGADLAVVGGSGGGSAPAAEPEQAPAQETPAKEDAPEPEPQQPAAEEKQPEPAPAAEAPAQETPDAAAAAADEAPAASTAPASSTSTAPTPRATEESDASSYVTPLVRKLAADHGIDLASVTGTGIGGRIRKQDVLAAAEAKKAPEPEAPAAAPAAAASSSSAPAAAAKPAADGGLRGTTQPMSRLRKTIARRMVESLQVSAQLTTVVEVDVTRIARLRDRAKADFAQREGAKLSFLPFFALAAVEALKAHPTVNASIEDDQVTYHGTENLGMAVDTEKGLIVPVLKNAGDLNLAGLARGIADVANRTRSNKIMPDDLAGGTFTITNTGSRGALFDTPIINQPQVGILGTGAVVKRPVVVTAEDGGETIAIRSMVYLALSYDHRIVDGADAARFLTTMKQRLEEGAFEADLGL, encoded by the coding sequence ATGTCGGAACGTGTACAGATGCCCGCACTCGGCGAGTCCGTGACCGAGGGGACCGTGACGCGGTGGCTCAAGAGTGTCGGCGACGAGGTCGCGGTCGACGAGCCGCTGCTCGAGGTCTCGACCGACAAGGTCGACACCGAGATCCCCTCGCCCGTCGCGGGCGTGCTCCAGGAGATCCTCGTGCAGGAGGACGACACCGTGCCGGTCGGCGCGGACCTCGCCGTCATCGGTGACGGGTCCGCCTCCGGCGGTGGCGACTCCGCCCCCGAGCAGACGCAGGAGCAGGCCTCCTCCGACGGGCCGGCCGACGAGGTCGCCGACCCGGCCGACACCGGCGCGGTCGCCGAGGCGGGCGACGAGGGCGGCCAGGAGCCGGCCGAGCCGCAGTCCGGCGGCAGCGAGCAGGAGCAGCCGGCGCCGTCCTCGGAGGGCTCCTCCGGTTCCTCCGACGGCTCGGGCGAGGGCACGACCGTCCAGATGCCCGCGCTCGGCGAGTCCGTCACCGAGGGCACCGTCACGCGCTGGCTCAAGGCCGAGGGCGACGAGGTCGCCGTCGACGAGCCGCTCCTCGAGGTCTCGACCGACAAGGTCGACACCGAGATCCCGTCGCCGGTGGCCGGCACCCTGACCAAGATCCTCGTGCCCGAGGACGAGACCGTCCCCGTGGGCGCCGACCTCGCGGTCGTCGGTGGCTCCGGTGGCGGCTCCGCCCCGGCCGCCGAGCCCGAGCAGGCCCCCGCGCAGGAGACCCCCGCGAAGGAGGACGCCCCCGAGCCCGAGCCGCAGCAGCCGGCCGCCGAGGAGAAGCAGCCGGAGCCGGCCCCTGCCGCCGAGGCCCCCGCGCAGGAGACCCCCGACGCGGCCGCCGCGGCCGCCGACGAGGCCCCCGCCGCGAGCACCGCCCCGGCGTCCTCGACCTCGACCGCGCCGACCCCGCGCGCCACCGAGGAGTCGGACGCGAGCAGCTACGTCACCCCGCTCGTGCGCAAGCTGGCCGCCGACCACGGCATCGACCTCGCGTCGGTGACCGGCACCGGCATCGGCGGGCGCATCCGCAAGCAGGACGTCCTCGCCGCCGCCGAGGCCAAGAAGGCGCCGGAGCCCGAGGCCCCTGCCGCGGCACCGGCCGCTGCCGCCTCGTCGTCCTCGGCCCCGGCCGCCGCGGCGAAGCCCGCGGCCGACGGTGGCCTGCGCGGCACGACGCAGCCGATGTCGCGCCTGCGCAAGACGATCGCCCGCCGGATGGTCGAGTCCCTCCAGGTCTCGGCGCAGCTGACGACGGTCGTCGAGGTCGACGTCACCCGCATCGCGCGCCTGCGTGACCGGGCCAAGGCCGACTTCGCCCAGCGCGAGGGTGCGAAGCTCAGCTTCCTGCCGTTCTTCGCCCTCGCCGCGGTCGAGGCCCTCAAGGCCCACCCGACCGTCAACGCGAGCATCGAGGACGACCAGGTGACCTACCACGGCACCGAGAACCTCGGCATGGCGGTCGACACCGAGAAGGGGCTCATCGTCCCGGTCCTCAAGAACGCCGGCGACCTCAACCTCGCGGGCCTGGCCCGCGGGATCGCCGACGTCGCGAACCGGACGCGGAGCAACAAGATCATGCCCGACGACCTCGCGGGCGGGACCTTCACGATCACCAACACCGGCTCGCGCGGTGCGCTCTTCGACACCCCGATCATCAACCAGCCGCAGGTCGGCATCCTCGGCACCGGGGCCGTCGTCAAGCGCCCGGTCGTCGTGACCGCCGAGGACGGCGGCGAGACGATCGCGATCCGCTCGATGGTCTACCTCGCGCTGTCCTACGACCACCGCATCGTCGACGGCGCGGACGCCGCCCGCTTCCTCACGACGATGAAGCAGCGACTCGAGGAAGGGGCGTTCGAGGCCGACCTCGGTCTCTGA
- a CDS encoding DUF5302 domain-containing protein, whose protein sequence is MAAKDRPRAAVPDDVKARFRAALDKKQAHGGADVSDSSEHGKVDHAHGPEASARQQMFRRKSGG, encoded by the coding sequence ATGGCAGCCAAGGACCGACCCCGCGCCGCAGTGCCCGACGACGTCAAGGCCCGCTTCCGGGCGGCCCTGGACAAGAAGCAGGCCCACGGCGGGGCCGACGTGTCCGACTCCTCGGAGCACGGCAAGGTCGACCACGCCCACGGCCCCGAGGCCAGCGCCCGCCAGCAGATGTTCCGCCGCAAGAGCGGCGGCTGA